The following proteins are encoded in a genomic region of Arthrobacter jiangjiafuii:
- a CDS encoding RidA family protein → MQHETSPSAVTLIRAAQLSDTAEYAYAATAPAGSRLIFLAGSCPLEADGSTAAVGDYAGQAAQCMANLAAALAAAGASLTDVISTRVLVATTSQADLVAAWEVVRDAFGDHDAPSTLLGVTVLGYDHQLVEIEAVAAVRE, encoded by the coding sequence GTGCAGCATGAAACCAGTCCGTCAGCCGTGACCCTGATCCGTGCCGCGCAGCTCTCCGACACCGCGGAGTATGCGTACGCCGCAACGGCACCCGCGGGCAGCCGGCTGATCTTTCTCGCCGGATCCTGTCCGCTGGAAGCAGACGGCTCGACGGCGGCTGTGGGCGACTACGCCGGCCAGGCCGCGCAGTGCATGGCAAACCTCGCGGCGGCGCTGGCCGCTGCGGGCGCTTCACTGACGGATGTCATCAGCACCCGGGTGCTGGTGGCCACCACGTCCCAGGCGGACCTGGTCGCGGCGTGGGAGGTGGTGCGGGATGCCTTCGGCGACCACGATGCGCCGAGCACGCTGTTGGGTGTGACAGTTCTGGGCTACGACCACCAACTTGTCGAAATTGAAGCCGTTGCCGCCGTGCGTGAGTAG
- a CDS encoding LysR family transcriptional regulator yields MTLSQLRTFALVARLGSLRAAAQELGISEPAVSAALAALRTDLGDALVVRSGSGIALTPGGRALAGYAQEIVGLAEQSRREVARAAQDGAELRILATPAFAEHAAGRLLEAYARRHPGPAARVVVDAADDAGALLGERAYDIALGIRPARSSTPLHALPFLRYRRILVAAANHPLAALPPPRVPGKALTQRWFSGPSAGGPLEEQRWFANLPAVPELVQLDSEAAALAAVRAGEGLMLAVAHVIRHDLASGGLVQLGFPGTPVSGMWWASTLLPGRVPAAADALLRFAGSAEATEAMMAAGGPRGLVRRGTQVHVALWSSRVSGKG; encoded by the coding sequence ATGACACTGAGCCAGCTGCGGACATTCGCGCTGGTGGCCCGTCTCGGGTCCCTCCGCGCCGCGGCACAGGAACTGGGCATCAGCGAGCCGGCTGTTTCTGCGGCATTAGCGGCGCTGCGCACCGACCTGGGGGATGCGCTGGTGGTCCGGTCCGGTTCCGGCATCGCGCTGACTCCAGGCGGGCGGGCCCTCGCCGGGTATGCGCAGGAGATCGTCGGGCTGGCCGAGCAGTCCCGGCGCGAGGTGGCCCGTGCCGCGCAGGACGGCGCGGAGCTGCGGATCCTGGCAACCCCGGCGTTTGCCGAGCATGCGGCCGGTAGGCTGCTGGAGGCCTATGCACGCCGCCATCCCGGCCCTGCGGCCCGGGTGGTGGTGGATGCGGCCGACGACGCCGGTGCCCTGCTGGGCGAGCGGGCCTACGACATTGCGCTCGGTATCCGGCCGGCCCGCAGCAGTACCCCGCTGCACGCGCTGCCCTTCCTGCGCTACCGCCGGATCCTGGTGGCGGCCGCCAACCATCCGCTGGCCGCGCTGCCGCCGCCCCGGGTGCCGGGGAAGGCACTGACGCAGCGCTGGTTTTCCGGACCCTCCGCGGGCGGTCCGTTGGAGGAACAGCGCTGGTTCGCGAACCTGCCCGCGGTTCCGGAGCTGGTGCAGCTGGACAGCGAAGCCGCAGCGCTGGCGGCGGTGCGCGCCGGCGAAGGGCTGATGCTCGCCGTCGCGCACGTGATCCGGCACGATCTGGCCTCCGGAGGCCTGGTCCAGCTGGGGTTTCCGGGCACTCCGGTGTCCGGCATGTGGTGGGCCAGCACGCTGCTTCCCGGCCGGGTCCCGGCGGCGGCGGATGCGCTGCTGCGCTTTGCCGGCAGCGCCGAGGCCACCGAGGCGATGATGGCGGCGGGCGGGCCGCGCGGGCTGGTGCGCCGCGGGACGCAGGTCCATGTGGCGCTGTGGAGCAGCCGGGTGTCAGGCAAAGGTTAA
- a CDS encoding MetQ/NlpA family ABC transporter substrate-binding protein — MNTRRRILSITAVPLLALSMAACSSAAGDDGEGTVKIGVVGASDPYWATYTEAAKAEGIDVEILDFAEYTQPNPALTEGELDLNQFQHIVYLARYNVSSGEDLTPVGSTAIYPLGLYSTQYDSVEDIPEGATVAVPNDESNLARGLLVLQSAGLLTLDGGGSPFSTLEDIDEGKSKVKVTTLEASLTPTSLPDVAAAIVNNDFVEDAGLKAADAIAQDDPSDPAAIPYVNIFAARAGEETNETYVKLVEIYQDTQSVEDGVQEASGNTAEFLKVPVQDLKTSLAKVQKDIEALG; from the coding sequence ATGAACACCCGCAGGAGAATCCTCAGCATCACCGCAGTTCCGCTCCTCGCCCTGTCGATGGCTGCCTGCAGCTCGGCCGCCGGAGACGATGGCGAAGGCACGGTGAAGATCGGCGTCGTCGGCGCCAGCGACCCGTACTGGGCCACCTATACCGAGGCAGCGAAGGCAGAGGGGATCGACGTCGAAATCCTGGACTTCGCCGAGTACACCCAGCCCAATCCGGCGCTGACTGAAGGTGAACTGGACCTGAACCAGTTCCAGCACATCGTCTATCTCGCCCGCTACAACGTCTCCAGCGGAGAGGATCTGACCCCGGTCGGCTCCACCGCGATCTATCCGCTGGGCCTGTATTCCACTCAGTACGACTCCGTGGAGGACATTCCCGAGGGCGCCACGGTGGCCGTGCCGAACGACGAGAGCAACCTCGCCCGCGGCCTGCTGGTGCTGCAGTCCGCCGGCCTTCTCACCCTGGACGGCGGCGGCAGCCCGTTCTCCACGCTGGAGGACATTGACGAAGGCAAATCCAAGGTCAAGGTGACCACGCTGGAAGCCTCGCTCACGCCGACGTCGCTGCCCGACGTCGCGGCCGCCATCGTCAACAACGACTTCGTGGAAGACGCCGGACTGAAGGCCGCCGACGCGATCGCCCAGGACGACCCCTCCGATCCGGCGGCCATCCCATACGTGAATATCTTCGCCGCACGGGCCGGGGAGGAAACCAACGAGACGTACGTGAAGCTGGTGGAGATCTACCAGGACACACAGTCCGTTGAGGACGGTGTGCAGGAGGCCTCCGGAAACACGGCAGAGTTCCTCAAGGTTCCGGTCCAGGACCTGAAGACCTCGCTGGCGAAGGTCCAGAAGGACATCGAAGCGCTGGGCTAG
- a CDS encoding AAA family ATPase yields MQPSPETAAAGTDSRPGAPADLFPDAGSLADALDGIDYLADPGLATALFLAVRLPQPILLEGEPGVGKTEAAKALATLLDTPLYRLQCYEGIDAAEALYEWNYPRQLLGIRVAEAGGTTVQESDLYNAGYLLRRPLLQALEHPGPRPAVLLLDEIDRADAEFEAFTFELLAEAAVTIPELGTVRAAFPPIVVLTSNRTRDLHDALTRRCLYHWIDYPAPERVAEIIRRRVPAARGPLALEAADALGRLRSLDLAKPPGISEAIDWVSALALLDVEHLSAAAVDSTWGTVLKNRDDLDLAVARGSGWLAGGP; encoded by the coding sequence ATGCAGCCCTCTCCTGAGACAGCGGCCGCCGGGACGGATTCACGCCCGGGTGCTCCGGCTGACCTCTTTCCGGATGCGGGGTCGCTCGCGGATGCCCTGGACGGGATCGACTATCTGGCGGACCCGGGCCTGGCCACCGCGCTGTTCCTGGCGGTCCGGCTCCCCCAGCCGATCCTGCTCGAGGGCGAGCCCGGCGTCGGCAAGACCGAGGCCGCCAAGGCCCTGGCCACCCTGCTGGACACCCCGCTCTACCGGCTGCAGTGCTACGAGGGCATCGACGCCGCCGAGGCCCTGTACGAATGGAACTATCCCCGCCAGCTGCTGGGGATCCGGGTCGCCGAGGCAGGCGGCACCACGGTGCAGGAATCGGATCTGTATAACGCCGGTTACCTGCTCCGGCGGCCGCTGCTGCAGGCTCTCGAGCATCCCGGCCCACGGCCGGCGGTGCTGTTGCTGGACGAGATCGACCGGGCGGACGCCGAATTCGAGGCCTTCACCTTCGAACTGCTCGCCGAGGCAGCTGTGACCATCCCGGAGCTGGGAACCGTGAGGGCCGCCTTTCCGCCCATCGTGGTCCTGACCTCGAACCGCACCCGGGACCTGCACGACGCACTGACCCGCCGCTGCCTCTACCACTGGATTGACTACCCCGCCCCGGAACGGGTCGCCGAGATCATCCGCCGCCGCGTCCCGGCTGCCCGCGGCCCGCTGGCGCTGGAAGCCGCCGATGCCCTGGGCCGGCTGCGGAGCCTTGATCTGGCCAAACCTCCGGGAATCTCCGAGGCCATCGACTGGGTGTCAGCCCTGGCACTGCTGGATGTGGAACATCTGAGTGCGGCGGCCGTGGACAGCACCTGGGGAACAGTGCTGAAGAACCGCGATGACCTGGACCTCGCCGTCGCGCGTGGCTCCGGCTGGCTGGCTGGCGGACCGTGA
- a CDS encoding (2Fe-2S)-binding protein, with the protein MNINDTDVTGEAEPRVLLVHYLRENLGMTGTHWGCDTTNCGACVVLMDGEPVKSCTVLAAMADGHSIRTVEGLETNGRLDPVQQGFMAEHGLQCGFCTPGMMLTARALLDKNPAPDDGEIREAISGQICRCTGYTTIVRSIQWAAEHPEPDGFGVESGYDGEFANDVDIRDIPETAANVTAAGDGADGVTSEEDTKP; encoded by the coding sequence ATGAACATCAATGACACGGACGTCACCGGCGAGGCCGAACCCCGGGTGCTGCTGGTGCACTACCTCCGGGAAAACCTCGGCATGACCGGCACCCACTGGGGCTGCGACACCACCAACTGCGGTGCCTGCGTGGTGCTGATGGACGGTGAGCCGGTGAAGTCCTGCACGGTGCTGGCCGCCATGGCCGACGGACACTCCATCCGCACCGTCGAGGGCCTGGAGACCAACGGCCGGCTGGACCCGGTGCAGCAGGGCTTCATGGCCGAACACGGACTGCAGTGCGGCTTCTGCACCCCCGGGATGATGCTGACCGCCCGCGCGCTGCTGGATAAGAACCCGGCGCCCGACGACGGCGAGATCCGCGAGGCCATCTCCGGGCAGATCTGCCGCTGCACCGGGTACACCACGATTGTCCGCTCCATTCAGTGGGCGGCCGAGCATCCGGAGCCGGACGGGTTTGGGGTGGAAAGCGGGTACGACGGCGAATTCGCCAACGATGTGGACATCCGGGACATTCCGGAGACCGCCGCGAACGTCACCGCTGCCGGCGACGGAGCTGACGGCGTGACCAGCGAGGAGGACACCAAGCCATGA
- a CDS encoding aerobic carbon-monoxide dehydrogenase large subunit, with protein sequence MTLTPEREANHAADSPDRPIGFGRIQRKEDPRFVRGRGNYVDDIVLPGMLHGAILRSPLAHARLVSIDTSEALAHPKVVAVITGKDLEALNLAWAPTLSADVQAVLATDKVRFQGQEVAFVVAEDRYAARDALELIEVEYEALPPVIDARRALDPDAAVIRDELPGRTDNHIFDWEAGDAAETDAVFARADVVVDQEIIYPRVHPAPMETCGAVADFEPVEGKLTLYETSQAPHAHRTLFAMVAGIPEHKIRVVSPDIGGGFGNKVGIYPGYILAVVGSIVTGRPVKWVEDRSENLMSTSFARDYIMQGQIAATADGRILGLRTNVLADHGAFNATAQPTKYPAGFFHIFTGSYDLEAAHCKVTGVYTNKAPGGVAYACSFRVTEAVYLVERLVDMLAQRLDMDPAELRLKNFIQPEQFPYKNKTGWEYDSGNYEPALRKALDMVGYDELRVEQAEKRARGELMGIGISFFTETVGAGPRKHMDIVGLGMADGAELRIHPTGKAVVRISVQSQGQGHETTFAQIVAEELGIPPEDIDVVHGDTDQTPFGLGTYGSRSTPVSGGAVALVSRKIRDKARLIAAAMLETRPEDLEWEKGRWFVKGDPSAAKTMAEIAMGAHGTITLPDGVDGNLDAEVTYDPPNLTFPFGAYICVVDIDPGTARVKVRRFVAVDDCGTRINPMIIEGQLHGGLADGVGMALMEIIEFDDEGNCLGGSLMDYLIPTAMEVPTWESGHTVTPSPHHPIGAKGVGESATVGSPPAIVNAVVDALAPFNVAHMDMPCTPARVWAAMQGRATPPI encoded by the coding sequence ATGACACTGACTCCGGAACGGGAAGCCAACCACGCCGCCGACAGCCCGGACCGTCCGATCGGTTTCGGGCGGATCCAGCGCAAGGAGGACCCGCGGTTTGTCCGCGGCCGCGGGAACTATGTGGACGACATCGTGCTGCCGGGCATGCTGCACGGCGCGATTCTCCGCTCCCCCCTGGCCCATGCCCGGCTGGTCTCCATCGACACCTCCGAGGCGCTGGCCCATCCGAAGGTGGTGGCGGTCATTACCGGCAAGGACCTGGAAGCCCTGAACCTGGCCTGGGCCCCCACGCTCTCGGCCGATGTGCAGGCGGTGCTGGCCACCGACAAGGTCCGCTTCCAGGGCCAGGAGGTCGCCTTCGTGGTCGCGGAAGACCGCTACGCCGCGCGCGACGCACTGGAACTGATCGAGGTGGAGTACGAGGCGTTGCCCCCGGTGATCGACGCCCGCCGCGCCCTGGATCCGGACGCCGCCGTCATCCGGGACGAGCTGCCGGGCCGCACCGACAACCACATCTTCGACTGGGAGGCCGGGGACGCGGCCGAGACGGACGCCGTGTTCGCGCGGGCCGACGTCGTCGTCGACCAGGAGATCATTTACCCGCGCGTGCATCCGGCGCCGATGGAAACCTGCGGCGCGGTCGCTGACTTTGAACCGGTGGAGGGCAAGCTCACCCTCTACGAGACCTCCCAGGCCCCGCATGCCCACCGCACCCTGTTCGCCATGGTCGCCGGCATCCCCGAGCACAAAATCCGGGTGGTCTCCCCCGACATCGGCGGCGGTTTCGGCAACAAGGTCGGGATCTATCCCGGCTACATCCTGGCCGTGGTGGGCTCGATCGTGACCGGCCGGCCGGTGAAGTGGGTGGAGGACCGCTCCGAGAACCTGATGTCCACCTCCTTCGCCCGGGACTACATCATGCAGGGGCAGATCGCCGCCACCGCCGACGGCAGGATCCTGGGCCTGCGCACCAACGTGCTGGCCGACCACGGCGCCTTCAACGCCACCGCCCAGCCCACCAAGTATCCGGCCGGTTTCTTCCACATCTTCACCGGCAGCTACGACCTGGAAGCCGCCCACTGCAAGGTCACCGGTGTCTACACCAACAAGGCCCCCGGCGGCGTGGCCTACGCCTGCTCCTTCCGCGTCACCGAAGCGGTGTACCTGGTGGAACGGCTGGTGGACATGCTGGCGCAGCGGCTGGACATGGATCCGGCGGAGCTGCGGCTGAAGAACTTCATCCAGCCCGAGCAGTTCCCGTACAAGAACAAGACCGGCTGGGAATACGACTCCGGCAACTATGAACCGGCGCTCCGCAAGGCCCTGGACATGGTTGGCTACGACGAACTGCGCGTCGAACAGGCGGAGAAGCGGGCCCGCGGGGAGCTGATGGGCATCGGGATCTCGTTCTTCACCGAAACCGTGGGTGCCGGTCCGCGCAAGCATATGGACATTGTGGGCCTTGGCATGGCCGACGGCGCAGAGCTGCGGATCCATCCCACCGGCAAGGCCGTGGTGCGGATCTCCGTGCAGAGCCAGGGGCAGGGCCACGAGACCACCTTCGCGCAGATCGTTGCCGAGGAGCTGGGCATTCCGCCGGAGGACATCGACGTGGTGCACGGCGACACCGACCAGACCCCGTTCGGGCTGGGCACCTACGGCAGCCGCTCCACCCCGGTCAGCGGCGGCGCGGTGGCGCTGGTCTCCCGCAAGATCCGCGACAAGGCCCGGCTCATCGCCGCGGCCATGCTGGAGACCCGTCCCGAGGACCTGGAATGGGAGAAGGGACGCTGGTTCGTCAAGGGCGATCCCTCGGCCGCCAAGACCATGGCCGAGATCGCCATGGGTGCGCACGGCACTATCACCCTGCCCGACGGCGTGGACGGGAACCTCGATGCCGAAGTCACCTACGACCCGCCGAACCTGACCTTCCCGTTCGGGGCATACATCTGCGTGGTGGACATTGATCCGGGCACTGCCCGGGTGAAGGTCCGCCGGTTCGTGGCCGTGGACGACTGCGGCACCCGGATCAACCCGATGATCATCGAGGGCCAGCTGCACGGCGGGCTGGCCGACGGCGTGGGCATGGCGCTGATGGAGATCATCGAGTTCGACGACGAGGGCAACTGCCTGGGCGGGTCGCTGATGGATTACCTCATCCCCACCGCTATGGAGGTGCCCACCTGGGAAAGCGGCCACACCGTCACCCCGTCCCCGCATCATCCGATCGGCGCCAAGGGTGTGGGTGAATCCGCCACGGTCGGCTCGCCGCCGGCCATCGTCAACGCCGTGGTGGATGCCCTGGCCCCGTTCAACGTGGCGCACATGGACATGCCCTGCACCCCGGCCCGGGTCTGGGCCGCGATGCAGGGCCGGGCGACGCCGCCGATCTAA
- a CDS encoding DUF1801 domain-containing protein — protein sequence MEPTAASVSDFIDGVTSPPRKRDAHTLVDLMSRITGEQPAMWGPTIVGFGSYHYKYASGREGDAVAAGFSPRKAATTVYLPDGVGAYTAQLARLGAHTTGAGCLYLKDLSKIDLGVLEDIITESYQRVTAGTFGQRAADPGS from the coding sequence ATGGAACCGACCGCCGCCAGCGTCAGCGACTTCATCGACGGCGTGACCTCGCCGCCGCGGAAGCGCGATGCACACACCCTCGTCGACCTGATGAGCCGGATCACCGGAGAGCAGCCCGCCATGTGGGGGCCGACCATCGTTGGTTTCGGCAGCTACCACTACAAGTACGCCAGCGGCAGGGAGGGCGATGCCGTCGCGGCAGGCTTCTCGCCGCGCAAGGCAGCGACCACGGTGTACCTGCCCGACGGCGTGGGCGCCTACACCGCCCAACTCGCCCGGCTCGGCGCCCACACCACCGGCGCAGGCTGTCTTTACCTGAAAGACCTGAGCAAAATTGACCTCGGGGTACTTGAAGACATCATCACCGAGTCCTATCAGCGCGTAACCGCGGGAACCTTCGGGCAGCGCGCCGCTGATCCGGGTTCCTGA
- a CDS encoding vWA domain-containing protein, with protein sequence MREQRDAATPLTSAGQRGLPGPGIPRFETAAFAAGLGTALRRAGIGGSPDRSARLAQALALVPPAGRSDLYWTARVVMLRDATQIPVFDAVFAALFDGLLDPADSRGDPNAAPAVGSEPRPRPASERARRVQPPDSPEADAPQPPVPATPGGDGAAGEPVRDAVLMVSSDQEHLHSKNFAELSDAEIARMQRLAGSIALSTPRRRTRRTRPSGHGGRLDPRRSARAARRTGGIPVTLVRAERTTAQRRLVLLCDVSGSMSAFTRVYLSLLHGAVSSSRAEAFVFSTDLTRLTRQLSVQHPDTALAQAAAGTDDWDSGTRLATGLRLFLDRYGRRGMARGAVVIIFSDGWTQDDPVQVDREMARLQRLAHRIIWVNPRLAAPGFEPLAGGMAAALPYCSAFVSGHSYAALTELADALTGPEPAGPPQLKNPPSTNRIS encoded by the coding sequence ATGAGGGAACAACGCGATGCGGCAACGCCGCTGACTTCGGCAGGACAGAGGGGGCTGCCGGGGCCGGGAATCCCCCGCTTCGAGACGGCCGCCTTTGCCGCCGGGCTGGGCACCGCACTGCGCCGCGCCGGAATTGGCGGGTCCCCGGACCGGTCCGCCCGGCTGGCGCAGGCCCTGGCGCTGGTGCCCCCGGCCGGCCGCAGCGACCTGTATTGGACCGCGCGGGTGGTAATGCTCCGCGACGCCACGCAGATTCCCGTGTTCGACGCCGTGTTCGCGGCCCTGTTCGACGGGCTGCTCGATCCCGCGGACAGCCGCGGTGACCCCAATGCAGCGCCCGCCGTCGGCTCCGAACCCCGGCCGCGTCCGGCTAGTGAGCGAGCCCGCCGGGTGCAGCCGCCCGACAGCCCGGAGGCTGATGCCCCCCAGCCGCCGGTTCCGGCCACCCCCGGCGGTGACGGCGCCGCCGGAGAGCCGGTGCGGGACGCGGTGCTGATGGTCAGCTCCGACCAGGAGCACCTGCATTCAAAGAACTTCGCCGAGCTCAGTGACGCCGAGATCGCGCGGATGCAACGGCTTGCCGGGTCGATCGCGCTCTCCACCCCCAGGCGCCGGACCCGGCGGACGCGTCCCTCCGGGCACGGCGGGCGGCTGGACCCGCGGCGCAGCGCCCGGGCAGCACGGCGGACCGGCGGCATTCCGGTGACGCTCGTGCGGGCCGAACGGACAACCGCGCAGCGGCGGCTGGTCCTGCTCTGCGACGTCTCCGGTTCCATGAGTGCCTTCACCCGCGTGTATCTGTCGCTGCTGCACGGCGCCGTCAGCAGTTCCCGGGCCGAGGCCTTTGTTTTCTCCACCGATTTGACCCGGCTGACCCGGCAGCTCTCCGTGCAGCATCCCGATACCGCCCTGGCCCAGGCCGCGGCAGGCACCGACGACTGGGACAGCGGAACCCGGCTCGCCACCGGACTGCGCCTGTTCCTGGACCGGTACGGGCGGCGCGGAATGGCGCGCGGCGCCGTCGTCATCATTTTTTCGGACGGCTGGACCCAGGATGACCCTGTGCAGGTGGACCGCGAAATGGCCAGGCTGCAGCGCCTGGCGCACCGGATTATCTGGGTGAATCCCCGCCTAGCCGCCCCGGGCTTTGAACCGCTGGCCGGCGGGATGGCCGCAGCCCTCCCCTATTGTTCAGCGTTTGTCAGCGGCCACAGTTATGCGGCGCTCACCGAACTGGCCGACGCCTTGACCGGGCCCGAACCCGCTGGGCCGCCGCAGTTGAAGAACCCACCGTCGACGAACAGGATCAGCTAA
- a CDS encoding XdhC family protein, with amino-acid sequence MNDLPADLAQRALAHEARNEPYVRATVVRAERPASARAGDTALLDADGTLHGFVGGHCVQGSVRDYGLQTLASGEPLLLRVLPGAPSRTAGEGAVEVSNPCLSGGAIEIFLQPQLPAPHLLVFGDTPVARALRALGACLDLDVELADGSAASPAAGDAAVIVASHGEDEEPALAAALAAGVPYIALVASAKRAAAVLASLDVDDDARQRIHSPAGLPLGARTPAETALSILAEFTALRAQARDEGTESTESTDHAEPADQALAGSTQAVDPVCGMHVTVAAGTLQATAGGVVTYFCSPSCRLAFVAEPDRYAALS; translated from the coding sequence ATGAACGATCTGCCCGCAGACCTCGCCCAGCGGGCGCTGGCGCACGAGGCACGGAACGAACCCTATGTGCGGGCCACGGTGGTCCGAGCTGAGCGCCCGGCCAGTGCCCGGGCCGGGGACACCGCGCTGCTGGACGCCGACGGCACCCTGCACGGGTTCGTGGGCGGCCACTGCGTGCAGGGCTCCGTGCGTGACTACGGCCTGCAGACCCTGGCCAGCGGCGAACCGCTGCTGCTGCGGGTGCTGCCCGGCGCACCGTCCCGCACCGCCGGCGAGGGTGCGGTGGAAGTATCCAACCCCTGCCTGAGTGGAGGAGCCATCGAAATTTTCCTGCAGCCGCAGCTGCCCGCACCCCACCTGCTCGTTTTCGGCGACACTCCGGTGGCCCGCGCACTGCGCGCGTTGGGCGCCTGCCTGGACCTTGATGTCGAGCTGGCGGACGGCAGCGCCGCTTCACCGGCCGCCGGGGATGCCGCCGTCATCGTTGCCTCCCACGGCGAGGACGAGGAACCCGCACTCGCCGCCGCGCTTGCTGCCGGTGTCCCGTACATCGCCCTCGTTGCCAGCGCCAAGCGGGCGGCAGCGGTACTCGCGTCGCTGGACGTCGACGACGACGCGCGGCAGCGCATCCACAGTCCCGCCGGCCTGCCGCTGGGCGCCCGCACCCCGGCCGAAACGGCACTGTCCATCCTGGCCGAATTCACCGCGCTCCGGGCTCAGGCCCGGGACGAGGGCACAGAGAGCACAGAGAGCACAGACCACGCGGAACCCGCCGACCAAGCACTGGCCGGCAGCACGCAGGCGGTGGACCCGGTCTGCGGCATGCACGTCACCGTCGCCGCGGGCACGCTGCAGGCCACGGCGGGAGGGGTCGTGACGTACTTCTGCTCTCCCAGCTGCCGTCTGGCCTTTGTTGCTGAGCCGGACCGCTATGCAGCCCTCTCCTGA
- a CDS encoding FAD binding domain-containing protein, with protein sequence MQIPAPFDYARAADVADAIALLDRYGPESRLVAGGHSLLPMMKLRLARPEWLIDINDLFELDFIVREPDRLRVGALTRHTTLLESSETGRLFPIIAEAERFIADPVVRNRGTIGGSLCQADPAEDLSTVCTVLRAEVLLRGPGGERRLSMDEFHRGAYETAAAPNEVLCEVSFPIVPGQGSSYEKVERRVGDWAITAAGAAVALLPDGTISAASIGLTAVGLDGTATAAEEVLLGEPPTPAVIDEAARLAAAACNPVADTRGPIDYKRHLAEELTRRVLTRSCDRAVPQER encoded by the coding sequence GTGCAGATACCGGCTCCATTTGACTACGCGCGTGCCGCCGATGTGGCGGACGCAATCGCCCTGCTTGACCGCTACGGACCCGAATCCCGGCTGGTCGCGGGCGGCCACAGCCTCCTGCCCATGATGAAACTGCGCCTGGCCCGGCCCGAGTGGCTGATCGACATCAACGACCTGTTCGAACTGGACTTCATCGTCCGGGAACCGGACCGGCTGCGCGTGGGCGCCCTGACCCGGCACACCACGCTGCTGGAATCTTCCGAAACCGGGCGGCTGTTCCCGATCATCGCCGAGGCCGAACGGTTCATCGCGGACCCGGTGGTCCGCAACCGCGGCACCATCGGCGGTTCGCTCTGCCAAGCCGATCCTGCCGAGGACCTCTCCACCGTCTGCACGGTCCTGCGGGCAGAGGTGCTGCTGCGCGGACCCGGCGGCGAGCGCCGGCTGAGCATGGATGAGTTCCACCGCGGCGCCTACGAAACCGCTGCCGCTCCCAACGAAGTGCTCTGCGAAGTCAGCTTCCCGATCGTCCCCGGACAGGGCAGCTCCTACGAAAAGGTGGAGCGTCGCGTCGGTGACTGGGCCATCACCGCCGCCGGAGCCGCCGTCGCCCTCTTACCGGACGGCACCATCTCCGCCGCCTCGATCGGGCTGACCGCGGTAGGGCTGGACGGCACCGCCACGGCAGCGGAAGAAGTGCTGCTGGGCGAACCCCCCACCCCCGCCGTCATCGATGAAGCCGCCCGCCTGGCCGCGGCCGCCTGCAACCCGGTTGCGGACACCCGCGGGCCGATCGATTACAAGCGCCACCTCGCCGAAGAACTCACCCGCCGCGTGCTCACCCGTTCCTGTGACCGCGCCGTCCCCCAGGAGCGCTGA